A genomic window from Anthocerotibacter panamensis C109 includes:
- a CDS encoding M4 family metallopeptidase — translation MAATKDSSSAKNLHQCRNPLCCIISPHMLGEIVQRGNAEQRSWAYQTSVLSENIRGQRQALGPLLAARSTPSAPGKARRVYDSRQGMDLPGVLVRSEGDPAHVDPAVNEAYDGAGATYDLYHEVYDRRSVDDRDMDLVSTVHYSQKYDNAFWNGTQMVYGDGDGQLFQRFTIALDIIGHELTHGVTQYEAALVYQGQSGALNESFSDVFGSLVKQRALKQTVDQADWLIGAGLLAPGVQGMALRSLKAPGTAYDDPVLGKDPQPSHLRDLYKGSDDNGGVHINSGIPNHAFFLAAVTMGGFAWEKAGRIWYLALRDRLRSTSNFKRAALATIQVAGELYGTGSLEQKAVQDAWHTVGVTH, via the coding sequence TGGGGGAGATTGTTCAGCGCGGCAATGCGGAACAACGGTCTTGGGCCTACCAGACTTCCGTGCTGTCTGAGAACATCCGGGGACAGCGTCAGGCTTTGGGTCCACTTCTGGCCGCGAGGTCTACTCCGTCCGCCCCCGGTAAAGCGCGTAGGGTCTACGACAGTCGCCAGGGTATGGACCTGCCCGGTGTCTTGGTCCGCAGCGAAGGGGACCCCGCCCATGTGGACCCTGCGGTGAACGAAGCCTACGACGGAGCCGGAGCGACCTACGACCTCTACCACGAGGTGTATGACCGGCGTTCGGTGGATGACCGTGACATGGATTTGGTCTCCACTGTCCACTACAGCCAGAAGTACGATAATGCCTTCTGGAATGGTACACAGATGGTCTATGGGGATGGAGATGGACAACTCTTCCAACGATTTACCATTGCCCTCGATATCATCGGTCATGAACTCACCCACGGAGTAACGCAGTATGAAGCGGCGCTGGTCTATCAGGGACAGTCGGGAGCCTTGAACGAATCTTTTTCCGATGTCTTCGGCTCTCTCGTGAAACAACGGGCGCTCAAACAGACGGTAGACCAAGCGGATTGGCTGATCGGTGCAGGATTGTTGGCCCCTGGAGTCCAGGGGATGGCGCTGCGCTCCTTGAAAGCTCCAGGAACCGCCTATGATGACCCGGTCCTCGGCAAAGACCCACAACCATCCCACCTGCGCGACCTCTACAAGGGCTCCGATGACAATGGTGGGGTCCATATTAATTCTGGGATTCCGAATCATGCTTTCTTTTTGGCGGCGGTCACTATGGGAGGGTTTGCTTGGGAGAAAGCGGGGCGCATCTGGTACCTTGCCCTGCGCGACCGCTTGCGTAGTACGTCCAATTTCAAACGTGCTGCTCTCGCCACGATCCAAGTCGCCGGAGAACTCTACGGAACAGGCAGTTTAGAGCAAAAAGCAGTGCAGGACGCTTGGCATACCGTTGGCGTCACCCATTAG
- a CDS encoding M48 family metallopeptidase, which yields MVKPLLPLPDYVLRVSPRARQVYLKVSLQKGLVVTIPPGFNRQRIPEILEAKRDWLRRATERLAQQQAHLLAHPPDHLPTVLSLEALAEEWSVFYSPTDLPRTKVSMHGNELILEGKVADMATCRPMLYRWLTHKAQQHLVPWLESLSLETGLPFSQALIKGQKTRWGSCSRRGTISLNVQLLFLPAPLVRYVLIHELCHTREMNHSPRFWALVAHHLPHYRQLRTELRQAQRLVPTWLTHP from the coding sequence ATGGTCAAGCCGCTCCTCCCGCTGCCCGACTATGTACTCCGGGTGAGTCCTCGGGCGCGCCAAGTATATCTAAAAGTCTCCCTCCAGAAGGGGTTGGTGGTCACGATCCCCCCCGGCTTTAATCGCCAACGCATACCGGAGATTTTGGAAGCCAAGCGCGATTGGCTCCGGCGGGCCACCGAACGTCTGGCCCAACAACAGGCCCATCTCCTTGCCCATCCCCCAGATCATCTGCCCACAGTCCTGTCTCTGGAGGCTTTGGCGGAGGAGTGGTCTGTCTTTTATTCCCCGACGGATCTGCCACGGACCAAAGTCAGCATGCACGGTAACGAGCTGATTTTGGAGGGAAAAGTTGCGGATATGGCTACCTGTCGCCCGATGCTCTACCGCTGGCTGACCCACAAAGCACAACAACATCTGGTACCCTGGCTGGAGTCTTTGAGCCTAGAGACGGGGCTCCCTTTTAGCCAAGCCTTGATTAAAGGCCAGAAAACGCGCTGGGGGAGCTGCTCTCGCCGAGGTACCATCTCACTCAACGTACAACTACTCTTTTTGCCTGCGCCTCTGGTGCGCTATGTCCTCATCCACGAACTCTGCCATACCCGTGAGATGAACCACTCCCCCCGCTTCTGGGCCTTGGTAGCCCACCACCTACCCCATTACCGCCAACTACGTACTGAATTGCGTCAGGCACAACGTCTCGTGCCCACTTGGCTGACACACCCCTAG
- a CDS encoding MFS transporter has protein sequence MKPKAQWLNSTVLGIGMASLFSDLSHETVTSVLPSLLASFGLAAGALGTVEGVADGLSSAAKLYGGWLTDRIARRKPLCAAGYAGMAVATGLMALATNWGLVLLGRGLAWVARGLRTPARKALLAEAVTPETYGRAFGFERTMDTLGAVLAPLVTLALLASGLKQQPLLWLAVLPALLSVLAVVFWVQETPDRTPDPRPFLASMQGLPRPFIRLLGAMGLFGAGDFAHSLMILYAVKVLSPSLGMAQAATISVGLYALHNAVYAATSYPAGILADRMDKRTLLAGGYLLGALSALLMALGVDSLPLLALLFVLGGTYLGIEETLEDTLAAERLPTSLRGTGFGSLAVVNGLGDFVSSLSVGWLWATLGPGVGFGSAALLMMAGAIGVRRT, from the coding sequence ATGAAACCAAAAGCCCAATGGCTCAATTCCACGGTCCTAGGCATCGGGATGGCGTCACTCTTTAGCGACCTCAGCCATGAGACCGTGACCTCCGTACTCCCGTCCCTGCTTGCTTCCTTTGGCCTCGCTGCTGGGGCACTGGGTACTGTTGAAGGGGTTGCGGACGGGCTGTCTAGCGCAGCCAAGCTCTACGGCGGCTGGTTGACGGACCGGATTGCGCGGCGTAAGCCCCTGTGTGCTGCGGGCTATGCCGGTATGGCGGTCGCCACCGGACTGATGGCACTCGCCACCAACTGGGGCCTGGTCTTGCTCGGGCGGGGGCTGGCCTGGGTCGCGCGCGGGCTGCGTACCCCAGCGCGCAAAGCCCTCCTCGCTGAAGCGGTGACCCCTGAGACCTATGGCAGGGCGTTTGGCTTTGAGCGCACCATGGACACCTTGGGGGCCGTGCTCGCACCCCTAGTCACCTTGGCACTCCTGGCGAGCGGTCTCAAGCAACAGCCTCTGCTGTGGCTAGCGGTTCTTCCGGCCCTCCTATCCGTTTTGGCGGTCGTCTTTTGGGTACAGGAAACCCCGGACCGGACCCCAGACCCCCGCCCCTTCCTGGCAAGTATGCAGGGGTTACCCCGGCCTTTTATCCGTCTGCTGGGGGCTATGGGCCTTTTTGGGGCGGGGGATTTTGCCCACTCTCTGATGATTCTCTATGCCGTAAAGGTCTTGAGCCCCAGCCTGGGCATGGCCCAGGCCGCAACCATCAGTGTCGGCCTCTACGCCCTGCACAATGCCGTCTATGCCGCTACTTCCTACCCAGCGGGTATTTTGGCGGACCGGATGGACAAACGCACCCTCCTGGCGGGGGGCTACCTCCTCGGAGCCTTGAGCGCCTTGCTGATGGCCTTAGGGGTGGACTCCTTGCCCCTTTTAGCCTTGCTCTTTGTCTTAGGTGGGACCTACCTGGGGATTGAGGAGACCTTGGAGGATACCTTGGCCGCCGAGCGGTTACCCACCTCCTTGCGCGGCACTGGCTTCGGGAGTCTGGCGGTAGTCAATGGCCTGGGCGATTTTGTCAGTAGTCTCAGCGTGGGTTGGCTGTGGGCTACGCTGGGGCCGGGAGTGGGTTTTGGGTCAGCAGCTCTGTTGATGATGGCGGGAGCTATTGGGGTACGGAGGACTTGA
- a CDS encoding protealysin inhibitor emfourin: MQISFVRTGGFAGLRQTAQVDVTTLPPDQARQVRAWLAAADFFHLPQTLTAPHPQPDRFQYQITIETDTERHTVRTSEETMPKSLRPLVDWLTAQTRPYRPQ, from the coding sequence ATGCAGATTTCTTTTGTGCGTACGGGAGGATTTGCGGGCCTACGCCAGACAGCACAGGTGGATGTGACTACCCTCCCGCCGGACCAGGCACGACAAGTGCGGGCATGGCTTGCTGCTGCGGATTTCTTTCACCTACCCCAGACCCTAACTGCCCCACACCCACAGCCGGACCGCTTCCAGTATCAGATCACGATTGAGACGGATACAGAGCGCCATACAGTACGCACCAGTGAGGAGACCATGCCCAAAAGCCTCCGCCCGCTGGTTGATTGGCTGACTGCGCAGACTCGGCCCTATCGGCCCCAATAG
- a CDS encoding amidohydrolase family protein, whose product MSIPQALSAFLNNTPPGQPLAGTSYWILPALINAHDHLDFNLYPRLGTPPYPNSYQWGAEIYRPEHEPIRSILALPKRDRLLWGAYRNLLVGVTTVQHHNPRHWSLNWDFPITVPPYTWAHTPAQGTDLSRQQRLSRPERPFFIHGAEGTDATTAAEVPFLAQHNLLGPSTVLIHGINLNPQAIALLQQSGTALVWCPASNLYLYGQTAPIPALQAKGIPIALGSDSTLSGSDDLIAEIHFARRLGLVSDQVLYAMVTHQAARILGLPSSRSDFLLLEAPCAQTPWEALFTLSTATLHLVWGQGRPLLAAPAILPLLGPTHRLHPMYIDGHLRYLRGPLLDLLTRTERALGPRTYFGKHLKPHNR is encoded by the coding sequence ATGTCCATACCCCAAGCTCTGTCCGCCTTTCTAAACAACACCCCACCGGGCCAACCCCTTGCGGGCACCTCCTATTGGATCCTCCCCGCCCTCATCAATGCCCACGACCATTTAGACTTCAACCTCTATCCCCGGCTGGGTACACCCCCTTATCCCAACAGTTATCAGTGGGGAGCCGAGATTTATCGACCTGAGCATGAGCCTATCCGCTCGATCCTAGCGCTCCCCAAGCGCGACCGCTTACTGTGGGGAGCCTACCGCAACCTGCTTGTGGGAGTCACCACCGTTCAACACCACAACCCCCGCCACTGGTCTCTGAATTGGGATTTCCCCATCACCGTCCCGCCCTACACATGGGCGCACACTCCAGCACAAGGCACGGACTTATCCAGACAGCAGCGTCTGAGCCGCCCTGAGCGCCCCTTTTTTATCCATGGTGCCGAAGGTACCGACGCGACCACCGCCGCTGAAGTCCCCTTCCTCGCCCAGCACAACCTGCTGGGTCCAAGCACTGTCCTCATCCATGGCATCAATCTCAACCCCCAAGCTATCGCCCTCCTACAACAGTCCGGCACCGCTCTGGTCTGGTGCCCCGCAAGCAACCTCTATCTCTACGGACAGACCGCACCGATCCCAGCACTCCAGGCAAAGGGTATCCCCATCGCCCTCGGCAGCGACAGCACCCTCTCCGGTAGCGACGACCTAATCGCCGAAATCCACTTCGCTCGCCGACTGGGGTTGGTTTCTGACCAAGTGCTCTACGCTATGGTCACCCATCAAGCAGCCCGAATTCTGGGCCTTCCCTCCTCCCGATCCGACTTCCTCCTGCTCGAGGCTCCCTGTGCTCAGACGCCCTGGGAAGCCCTTTTCACCCTAAGCACTGCTACGCTACATCTGGTTTGGGGACAAGGGCGGCCGCTCCTCGCCGCTCCCGCAATCCTGCCGCTCTTAGGCCCGACCCACAGGCTCCACCCGATGTATATTGACGGTCATCTGCGCTATCTTCGCGGACCCCTCCTCGATCTGCTGACCCGAACCGAGCGCGCCCTTGGTCCGCGCACCTACTTCGGAAAACACCTGAAGCCGCACAATAGATAG
- a CDS encoding class I SAM-dependent methyltransferase has translation MDITAQVQAFYNRYPYPPEPLLDIPPLGWNWRWSWPIVHSLYYGYLPEHEDLTILDAGCGTGFGSQYLGYQNPQATVTAIDLSEVALEVGRERCRRAGVPKVQFQQGSLLDLKCGSYDFINCVGVLHHLPDPVAGLKILGERLAPGGLMHLFVYSELGRREIALMQEALRLFAPEDATQGVRLGRELFRTLPPDNPLRRFEQERWATENREDSSFADMYLQVQETCFNVYTLLELIEGARLHFVAFSNPEVWQIERLLGNHPELQARAQSLCAPDRYRLIELLDPVANHYELFLSRAPLHPWVPTDSELLAAHPHRAPYIGRWPSRTVFNYCYQELTLSEAQVHWLKGCDGSKTVAQLQAECPLPLPEIRHLTQNLLVLLARAR, from the coding sequence ATGGACATCACTGCACAAGTACAGGCCTTTTATAACCGCTACCCCTACCCACCCGAGCCCTTGCTGGACATCCCTCCTCTCGGGTGGAACTGGCGTTGGAGTTGGCCCATCGTGCACAGCCTGTACTATGGCTACCTCCCCGAGCACGAAGACCTCACCATCCTCGATGCCGGGTGCGGGACCGGGTTTGGTAGCCAGTATTTGGGCTATCAAAATCCTCAGGCCACGGTCACCGCTATCGACCTCAGCGAAGTGGCCCTAGAAGTAGGTAGGGAGCGCTGTCGGCGGGCGGGGGTACCCAAGGTCCAATTTCAGCAGGGCAGCCTCCTCGACCTCAAGTGCGGCAGCTATGACTTCATCAACTGCGTGGGCGTCCTCCACCACCTACCCGATCCCGTGGCGGGGCTAAAAATTCTGGGTGAACGGCTGGCTCCTGGCGGGCTGATGCACCTGTTCGTCTACAGCGAGTTGGGCCGCCGGGAAATCGCTCTGATGCAAGAAGCCCTGCGCCTTTTTGCCCCCGAGGATGCGACACAGGGCGTGCGTCTGGGTCGCGAGCTGTTTAGGACGCTACCGCCCGACAATCCCTTGCGCCGCTTCGAGCAAGAACGCTGGGCCACAGAAAACCGCGAGGACAGTTCCTTTGCCGATATGTACCTCCAGGTTCAAGAGACCTGTTTTAACGTCTATACCCTCCTGGAGTTGATTGAGGGAGCCCGCTTGCATTTTGTAGCCTTCTCTAACCCCGAAGTTTGGCAAATAGAACGCCTCTTGGGGAACCATCCCGAACTCCAGGCCAGAGCACAGTCTCTCTGTGCTCCAGACCGCTACCGCCTCATCGAACTGCTCGATCCGGTCGCCAATCACTACGAGCTGTTCTTGAGCCGCGCGCCCCTCCACCCTTGGGTACCCACCGACTCCGAACTGCTGGCTGCACACCCGCATCGCGCTCCGTACATTGGACGCTGGCCGAGTCGGACAGTCTTCAACTATTGCTACCAGGAACTCACCCTCAGTGAAGCCCAAGTGCACTGGCTCAAGGGCTGCGACGGCAGCAAAACCGTAGCCCAGCTCCAGGCCGAATGCCCGCTCCCTCTGCCAGAAATCCGTCACCTCACCCAGAATCTCCTAGTCCTCCTGGCGCGGGCTCGATGA